The nucleotide sequence TTAGTGGAAACTTTACTTTCCCCGTTAATAAAATAATCCCGTCCATCTTCAGTCACCTCTATTTTTATTCTCTCTATCATAGTAAACCTACACTCAGTATAAAAGTTTCGAAACGTTTTGTCATTTTTCCGGATAAACTTTTCTGTTTTTCCTAAAGATCAGCTTTATGTAAGCGGCTGGCGGGAATACTGTTTTTAAATAGAGAAACGGCAGGAGGATTTCGGGAAAATGATTTGTGAGAACCAAGAAGAACTCGAAGGATTTGTAACGTACGCCCGTCGTTGGACAGAGGATGGGAAGGTAGCAGACTATATTCCTGCGCTTGCTAGTGCTAATCCGAATGATTTGGCAGTTTCAATCTATGAGCCGAAACAGCATTGTTTTTCCGCAGGTGACGTGGAGAAGAAATTCACACTTCAAAGCATTTCGAAAGTGCTGACATTAGCGGTAGCATTAATGGATGTCGGGGAAGAGGCTGTATTTGATCGTGTTGGCATGGAGCCGACTGGTGACCCGTTTAATTCGATTGCCAAGCTTGAAACACATCGGCCGTCAAAGCCGCTTAATCCGATGATAAATGCAGGTGCACTTGCTGTTACAAATATGATTACCGGAAAGACGAATCATGAGAGGTTAGGCAGGCTGTTAGGGTTTATTCACGATATGACAGACAATGCTGATGTGTCGATTTCTTATGAAGTTGCTGAGTCGGAGTTTCATACAAGCTATTTGAATCGCTCGATGTGCTATTACATGAAGCAGCACGGCATTATAAAAGGTGATGTAGAGGAACTGATGGATTTATATACAAAGCAATGTGCGATTGAAGTGACCTGTCGTGATTTAGCAAGAATTGGAGCTGTATTAGCGTTTGATGGGAAAGATCCTGATACAGGAAGACGGATTTTACCTGTGCACGTGGCTCGAATATGTAAGACGTTCATGGTTACTTGCGGGATGTATAATTCATCAGGGGAATTTGCGATAAAGGTAGGTATTCCGGCGAAAAGCGGGGTTTCAGGCGGAATTGTCTGCGCGGTTCCAGGGCGAATTGGGATTGGAATCTTTAGCCCTGCACTTGATGAGAAAGGAAATGGCCTAGCAGGTATGAAGCTGCTTGAAATCATGACAAAGCGTTATGAATTAAGTATGTTTTAAGGCTTGTTATAATCGTTGTCGTCATATTTTTATCATACTGTATCACTGTGATTACCTTGCATTTTTGGCGCGGAAACGATAATATATACTAACAGGGAAGAGGCAAATGCGCGGGAACGGAGGGATTGAATTGTCCAGTGATATGCTCGTCAACCATCGGGAAAAAGCTTACGCATTGCTTAAAGCCGATGCTGATAAAATATTAAAGTTAATAAAAGTCCAAATGGATAACTTAACGATGCCCCAATGTCCTCTCTATGAGGAAGTTTTAGATACGCAAATGTTCGGTCTTTCCAGAGAAATAGATTTTGCTGTACGCCTCGGCTTAATTGAAGAGAAAGACGGTAAGGAACTAATGGAAGCACTTGAACGTGAACTTTCCGCGCTTCACGAGGCATCGACAAAATCTTAAGCATAAAACTCAAACTATTTTTTTGCATACTAATAGTTTGAGTTTTTTTATTAAAAGGCAGAGAAAGCCTCCTAAATGCCACCGTTTCATACACTCACCATCTTTCGTTACATTATATTGAAGAAAAGGTTAAAAAAACTGCTCCTATTCTAAACAACCTGCTTGTCAATGAATCACTATTTTTAATAAAATAAGAACAAGAACAATAAGCTACACTTATCAACTGTTACATGTGAAGACATGAATAAGTTGAAGGCGACGAATATTGTAACACCTGTTGCAGGATTTTGTATGAAGATTAATGTGTTACATTATTGTAGGATTTTTTATAATTAGTATGACATTTTTGTATGAAAATACATATCTTTTTAAGTTTACTTCATGTTAAATGAAAGATGGGGGAGAGAAATCTCCTTATATAAGGGGAAAGAATATGGTAAAGCGAGTATTAAAATCATATGACTATTTATTAATTGCAGCACCGATTCTATTGAGTCTGTTTGGCGTGGTAATGGTCTACAGCGCAAGTATGGTTTGGGCAGTTATGATGCATGGTGGAACAACTGATTTATTTTACAGCCGTCAGCTTATGTGGTTCTATGTCTCTCTTCTGGCGTTTATCGTCGCAGCTATCCTTCCGTACCGCCTTTATAAGCGGCTTGTAAAATTTATTTTTATCGTAAGCATTCTTCTGTTGGTGGTTGTACTTGTAGCTGGTAGCGTTTCAAACAACGCAAGTTCTTGGTTATATATCGGTGGGTTTGGGTTTCAACCGGCAGAGTTTATTAAGCTCGGTTTGATTATTTACCTAGCAGCGGTATTCTCCAAGAAACAGTCTTATATCGACCAGTTTTTCCCTGCCTTTGGGCCGCCTCTAATGTTCATTGCGATCATTTTTGGACTTATTTTTATCCAGCCCGACCTTGGGACAGGCGGTATCATTTTACTGATTTCATATGTAATGATTGCTTGTTCAGGCATTCGCTTTAAGCATTTGGCAACTCTTACAGGTGCCGGGGTGTTAGGCATCCTGATTTTGATTCCATTTCTAAGCGATGAACAGCTTTCCCGCTTTGGCAGTGCGTATCATCCATTTGCAGACTTGAAGGGAGATGGTTATCAGCTGATCAACTCCTATGTTGCAATTGCTTCTGGAGGTGTTAGTGGAAATGGATTAGGCGAAAGCATCCAAAAATTCGGCTACCTACCAGAACCTCACACGGACTTTATTATGGCCGTCATATCAGAAGAGCTAGGAATATTTGGTGTTGCCTTTGTTCTTTTGACGCTGTTGTTTATTATTTTGCGAGGACTGAAGTATGCAAGATATACAAGCGACCCATTTGCTTCGCTTCTTGCAATTGGCATCTGTAGCATGTTTGGTATTCAAGCGATTGTAAATATCGGAGCGATGATTGGTTTGCTTCCAATTACAGGTGTCACCCTTCCATTTATTAGTTATGGCGGTTCCTCATTATTACTTCTAATGTATGCAGCAGGTATTCTCGTCAATATCTCGATGCATACGAACCTACGTCATCGTGTTAAGAAACAAAAAAATATAGAGTTTACTACATAACGAGGAGGAAATATTATGTCAGAAAGAACAATTAACAAAATTCTCGTCGCAAACCGTGGAGAAATTGCAATCAGGGTGTTCCGAGCTTGCACAGAGCTTGGCATCCGCACAGTTGCAATTTATTCAAAGGAAGATACAGGTTCTTACCATCGTTATAAAGCAGATGAAGCATACCTTGTCGGTGAAGATAAGAAGCCAATTGAAGCTTACTTAGACATTGAAGGAATTATTGAAATTGCAAAAGCGAACAACATTGATGCCATTCACCCAGGTTACGGCTTTTTGTCTGAAAATATCAAATTTGCAAAACGTTGTGAAGAAGAGGGCATTGTTTTCATTGGACCTGAAAGCAAGCATCTCGAAATGTTTGGTGATAAGGTAAAAGCCCGTACACAAGCAATTGAAGCAAATATTCCAGTTATTCCGGGTACTGACGGGCCTGTAGACGGCTTTGAAGAGGTGGAAGTGTTCGGAGAAAAACATGGTTATCCGATCATCATAAAAGCATCTCTTGGCGGCGGTGGCCGTGGTATGCGGATTGTTCGTAATAAAGAATCCTTGAAAGAAGCATATGAGCGTGCAAAATCTGAAGCAAAAGCAGCGTTTGGCTCAGATGAAATGTATGTGGAAAAGTTCATTGAAAACCCGAAACATATTGAAGTACAAATCCTTGGTGATGCGTATCAGAATATTGTGCATTTGTATGAGCGTGATTGCTCTGTTCAACGTCGTCACCAAAAGGTCGTTGAAGTAGCACCAAGTGTATCGCTTGATAACGACTTACGTGAGCGGATTTGCGAAGCAGCTGTTCGTTTAATGAAAAATGTTGACTATTTGAATGCGGGAACTGTTGAATTCCTTGTGACAGGTGATGAGTTCTTCTTCATTGAAGTGAACCCGCGTGTTCAAGTAGAGCATACGATTACAGAAATGATCACAGGTGTGGACATTGTTCAATCCCAAATCTTAATTGCACAAGGGGAAAACTTGCACGGAGAGGCATTAGGAATTCCGCAGCAAGAGGAAATCCGAACGCACGGATTTGCGATCCAATCACGTGTAACAACAGAAGATCCGCAGAACAACTTCATGCCTGATACAGGAAAAATCAATGCATACCGCAGCGGTGGTGGTTTCGGTGTTCGTCTTGATGCAGGGAACGGCTTCCAAGGCGCCGTGATTACCCCTTATTACGATTCATTGCTTGTTAAAGTAAGTACGTGGGCATTAACATTCTCACAAGCATCATCGAAAATGATTCGTAACCTGCGTGAGTTCCGTATCCGCGGTATTAAGACAAACATTGCCTTTTTAGAAAATGTTATTAATCATAAAGACTTCCGTTCAGGTGAATACAATACATCATTTATTGATACGACGCCTGAGTTGTTCGTATTCCCAGTCCGCCGTGACCGTGGTACGAAGATGCTGTCATATATTGCAAATACAACAGTAAACGGCTTTGATGGGATTGAAGAACAGAAGAAACCAACCTTTAACAAGCCGCGTATGCCGAAAGTGAAGTACAGCGAGCCGATGGCAACAGGTACAAAGCAAATCCTGGATGAGCGCGGGCCAGAAGGTTTAGCGAAATGGTTGAAAGAGCAAGATGAAGTGCTTCTTACTGATACAACATTCCGTGATGCGCACCAATCATTGCTTGCGACACGCTTGCGTACACGTGATTTATTACAAATTGCTGAGCCGACAGCACGTTTACTGCCAAATCTGTTCTCAACAGAAATGTGGGGCGGCGCAACGTTTGATGTCGCGTACCGTTTCTTGAAGGAAGACCCATGGAAGCGTCTAATTAAGCTCCGTGAAAAGATGCCGAACGTACTTTTCCAAATGCTATTACGTGCATCAAACGCAGTAGGCTACAAAAACTATCCAGATAATTTAATTGAAGAATTTGTCCAAAAATCAGCAGAAGCTGGCATCGATGTCTTCCGTATCTTTGATAGCTTGAACTGGGTTGAAGGCATGAAAGTAGCCATTGAAGCCGTTCGCAAAACGGATAAAATTGCTGAAGCGGCTGTCTGCTACACGGGCGACATTTTAGACCCATCAAGAAGCAAATACGATTTGGAATACTATAAGAAGATTGCGAAAGAATTAGAGGACGCAGGTGCACATATTCTCGGTATTAAAGATATGGCAGGTTTACTTAAGCCGCAGGCTGCATACGAGCTGATTTCGGCACTTAAAGAAACAATTGATATTCCAATTCACCTGCATACACATGATACGAGCGGAAATGGTATTCTCACTTATGCAAGAGCAGTTGAAGCAGGTGTAGATGTTGTTGATGTAGCAACAGGTTCGATGGCTGGTCTGACTTCTCAGCCAAGTGCGAATTCTCTCTACTATGCACTTCAAGGGAACGATCGTCAGCCAAATGTTGATATTAATGCATATGAGCAGCTTGGTCACTATTGGGAAGATGTTCGTAAGCAATACGAGTCATTTGAATCAGGCTTGATAGCACCAAACAGTGAAGTATACATGCACGAAATGCCTGGTGGCCAATATTCCAACTTGCAGCAGCAAGCGAAAGCAGTTGGACTTGGCAACCGTTGGGAAGAAGTGAAAGATATGTATCGCCGTGTCAACATGATGTTTGGTGACGTTGTAAAAGTAACACCATCATCAAAGGTTGTCGGAGATATGGCTCTCTATATGGTACAGAATGATTTGA is from Bacillus tianshenii and encodes:
- the glsA gene encoding glutaminase A yields the protein MICENQEELEGFVTYARRWTEDGKVADYIPALASANPNDLAVSIYEPKQHCFSAGDVEKKFTLQSISKVLTLAVALMDVGEEAVFDRVGMEPTGDPFNSIAKLETHRPSKPLNPMINAGALAVTNMITGKTNHERLGRLLGFIHDMTDNADVSISYEVAESEFHTSYLNRSMCYYMKQHGIIKGDVEELMDLYTKQCAIEVTCRDLARIGAVLAFDGKDPDTGRRILPVHVARICKTFMVTCGMYNSSGEFAIKVGIPAKSGVSGGIVCAVPGRIGIGIFSPALDEKGNGLAGMKLLEIMTKRYELSMF
- a CDS encoding YlaN family protein, with product MSSDMLVNHREKAYALLKADADKILKLIKVQMDNLTMPQCPLYEEVLDTQMFGLSREIDFAVRLGLIEEKDGKELMEALERELSALHEASTKS
- a CDS encoding FtsW/RodA/SpoVE family cell cycle protein → MVKRVLKSYDYLLIAAPILLSLFGVVMVYSASMVWAVMMHGGTTDLFYSRQLMWFYVSLLAFIVAAILPYRLYKRLVKFIFIVSILLLVVVLVAGSVSNNASSWLYIGGFGFQPAEFIKLGLIIYLAAVFSKKQSYIDQFFPAFGPPLMFIAIIFGLIFIQPDLGTGGIILLISYVMIACSGIRFKHLATLTGAGVLGILILIPFLSDEQLSRFGSAYHPFADLKGDGYQLINSYVAIASGGVSGNGLGESIQKFGYLPEPHTDFIMAVISEELGIFGVAFVLLTLLFIILRGLKYARYTSDPFASLLAIGICSMFGIQAIVNIGAMIGLLPITGVTLPFISYGGSSLLLLMYAAGILVNISMHTNLRHRVKKQKNIEFTT
- the pyc gene encoding pyruvate carboxylase; this encodes MSERTINKILVANRGEIAIRVFRACTELGIRTVAIYSKEDTGSYHRYKADEAYLVGEDKKPIEAYLDIEGIIEIAKANNIDAIHPGYGFLSENIKFAKRCEEEGIVFIGPESKHLEMFGDKVKARTQAIEANIPVIPGTDGPVDGFEEVEVFGEKHGYPIIIKASLGGGGRGMRIVRNKESLKEAYERAKSEAKAAFGSDEMYVEKFIENPKHIEVQILGDAYQNIVHLYERDCSVQRRHQKVVEVAPSVSLDNDLRERICEAAVRLMKNVDYLNAGTVEFLVTGDEFFFIEVNPRVQVEHTITEMITGVDIVQSQILIAQGENLHGEALGIPQQEEIRTHGFAIQSRVTTEDPQNNFMPDTGKINAYRSGGGFGVRLDAGNGFQGAVITPYYDSLLVKVSTWALTFSQASSKMIRNLREFRIRGIKTNIAFLENVINHKDFRSGEYNTSFIDTTPELFVFPVRRDRGTKMLSYIANTTVNGFDGIEEQKKPTFNKPRMPKVKYSEPMATGTKQILDERGPEGLAKWLKEQDEVLLTDTTFRDAHQSLLATRLRTRDLLQIAEPTARLLPNLFSTEMWGGATFDVAYRFLKEDPWKRLIKLREKMPNVLFQMLLRASNAVGYKNYPDNLIEEFVQKSAEAGIDVFRIFDSLNWVEGMKVAIEAVRKTDKIAEAAVCYTGDILDPSRSKYDLEYYKKIAKELEDAGAHILGIKDMAGLLKPQAAYELISALKETIDIPIHLHTHDTSGNGILTYARAVEAGVDVVDVATGSMAGLTSQPSANSLYYALQGNDRQPNVDINAYEQLGHYWEDVRKQYESFESGLIAPNSEVYMHEMPGGQYSNLQQQAKAVGLGNRWEEVKDMYRRVNMMFGDVVKVTPSSKVVGDMALYMVQNDLTEDDVYENGESLDFPDSVVEFFQGYLGQPYEGFPKELQRIVLKGREPITVRPGELLEPINFKELQDTLYNTLNRQVTSHDLISYGLYPKVYMDYQNFYETYGDMSTLDTPTFFYGMRLGEEIEVEIEQGKTLIVKLVSIGHAQPDGTRVVYFEFNGQPREIIVNDKNVQTSVDVRPKADKGNPNHLGASMPGTVIKVITEKGEKVKKGDHLIITEAMKMETTVQAPFDGTIKDIHVSNGDAIQTGDLLIELS